CCGGAAGAGCAGGACGCCGATGCAGAGGGCCACCAGCAGCTCCACCGTCTGGCGGGCGACCCCGGCCGCGGGCGGGTCGTCGCCCTCGGCGGGCTCGGGCATCGGCGACGGCGGGAGCGTGTCCATGGCTGATCGTCCGCTATCGGGTTCGGGCGCCGGGCTCGACCGCGGGCGCCGAGGGGACGCGGAGCACGCTCGGTCCGGGGCTCAATCCTCGGAATCGTCGAGGACCGACAGGAAGGCTTCCTGCGAGATCTCGACGTTCCCCACCTGCTTCATACGCTTCTTGCCCTCTTTTTGCTTTTCCAGGAGCTTCCGCTTTCGCGAAATGTCGCCGCCGTAGCACTTGGCGGTGACGTTCTTCCGCAGCGCCGAGATGGTCTCGCGGGCCACGACCCGGCTGCCGATGGCGGCCTGGATGGCCACCTCGAACTGGTGGCGGTCGATCTCGGCCCGCAGCTTCTTGACCAGCTTCCGGCCGCGACGGTCGGCGTGCGCCCGGTGGACGACGATCGAGAGGGCGTCGACCTTCTGGCCGGCGACCAGAATGTCGAGCCGGCAGAGGTCGTCGGCGTGGAAGCCGATCAACTCGTAGTCCATCGTCCCGTAGCCGCGGGTCGCGCTCTTGAGCTTGTCGTAGAGGTCGTAGATCATCTCGGCGAGCGGCAGCTCGTACGTCAGGATCGCCCGCGCGCTCGAGAGATATTCGGTCTTGATGTAGGTGCCGCGGCGATCCTCGCATAGCTGCATGATCGCGCCGATGGCGTCGGTCGGCAGGATGAAGTTGATCTTGGCGATGGGCTCGCGGAACTCCTCGATCTCGCCGGGGTCCGGGATCCGGGTCGGGTTCGAGATGTGGAGCGTCTCGCCCTTCTTGGTCAGGATCTCGTAGGTCACGTTGGGCGCGGTCTGGACGAGGGCGAGGTTGCTCTCGCGTTCCAGCCGCTGCTGGACGATCTCCATGTGGAGCATGCCCAGGAAGCCGCAGCGGAAGCCGAAGCCGAGGGCGTCCGACGTCTCGGGCTCGAACGTGAAGCTGCTGTCGTTGAGGGCGAGCTTCTGGAGCGCGGTGCGGAGGTCGTCGAACTGGTTGTGCGAGGCCGGGAAGAGGCCGCAGAAGACGACCTGCACGGGCTCCTGGTAGCCCGGGAGGCTCTCCGTCGCCGGGTTGGGGACCTGGGTGACGGTGTCGCCGACGCGGACGTCGGAGAGCTTCTTGATGTTGGCGACGACGTAGCCGACCTGGCCGACCCCCAGCTCGTCGCAGGCGATCTCGCGGGGTCGGAACCGGCCCAGGCCGATGACCTCGAAGTCGGTCCCCTCGGCCATCAGGCGGATCTTCTGGCCCACCTTGAGCACGCCGTCGACGACCCGGACGTAGACGACGACGCCCTGGAAGTCGCTGAACTTCGAGTCGAAGATGAGGGCCCGCAGGGGCTTGGACGGATCGCCCGAGGGCGGCGGCACGCGCTCGATGATGGCCCGGAAGAGGTCGGGGACGCCGGCCCCGGTCTTGCCGCTGACCGAGAGGACCTCGCTGGGGTCGATCCCCAGCGTGGTCATGATCTCTTCCTTGATCTCGTCGGGCCGGGCCGCCTGCATGTCGATCTTGTTGAGCGCGGGGACGATCGTCAGGTCGTTGCCCACCGCGAGGTAGGCGTTGGCGACCGTCTGGGCCTGGACGCCCTGGGTGGCGTCGACGAGGAGGATGGCGCCCTCGCAGGCGGCGAGGCTCCGCGAGACCTCGTAGTGGAAGTCGACGTGCCCGGGGGTGTCGATCAGGTTCAGCTCGTAGTTGCGGCCGTCGAGGACGTAGTTGATCGCCACGGCGCGGGCCTTGATGGTGATCCCCCGCTCCCGCTCCAGGTCCATGTCGTCGAGGAGTTGCTCGCGGAACTCGCGCTGGCTGATGGCCCCCGACTGCAAAAGGAGCTGGTCGGCCAGGGTGCTCTTGCCGTGGTCGATGTGGGCGACGATGGAGAAATTGCGGATGTACTTGGGATCGAAGGCCATAGGTCAGGTCCGATGACGTGGATCGGTCGTCCCGAACGCGATGTGCGTCGGTCTTCGTCGTCCATGCGGAGCGGAGAGGGGGTCGTCGCGGCGGAGCGCCTTCGCGGCCGTTCGAGGAGGTTTCGGCGAGCGGCCCTCGCCGCGTCCGGGGGTGGTTTCGGAGTCTCGACCCCTTGCGACGTGGATCGTTCCGGTAGAGGGCCCTCTCGTGAATGATTATATTGGGTGGACGGCGTGGCGAGAAGTCGGCTTATGCGGACTCCCCCGGAACGTCGCCCCGGTTCCGGCGCCCGTCAGGCCTGCTCTCCGTCGAATCGGGCGGGCCGCCGGGGGCCATTTCTCTAGCAGGTGCGGCCATGAAATGCGTCTCGGCCCTCTCCACGGCCCGGAGCGCCAGCACGGCGTTCCACCAGATCCTCGAGCGCCTGGACGCCGAG
The DNA window shown above is from Paludisphaera mucosa and carries:
- the lepA gene encoding translation elongation factor 4, whose product is MAFDPKYIRNFSIVAHIDHGKSTLADQLLLQSGAISQREFREQLLDDMDLERERGITIKARAVAINYVLDGRNYELNLIDTPGHVDFHYEVSRSLAACEGAILLVDATQGVQAQTVANAYLAVGNDLTIVPALNKIDMQAARPDEIKEEIMTTLGIDPSEVLSVSGKTGAGVPDLFRAIIERVPPPSGDPSKPLRALIFDSKFSDFQGVVVYVRVVDGVLKVGQKIRLMAEGTDFEVIGLGRFRPREIACDELGVGQVGYVVANIKKLSDVRVGDTVTQVPNPATESLPGYQEPVQVVFCGLFPASHNQFDDLRTALQKLALNDSSFTFEPETSDALGFGFRCGFLGMLHMEIVQQRLERESNLALVQTAPNVTYEILTKKGETLHISNPTRIPDPGEIEEFREPIAKINFILPTDAIGAIMQLCEDRRGTYIKTEYLSSARAILTYELPLAEMIYDLYDKLKSATRGYGTMDYELIGFHADDLCRLDILVAGQKVDALSIVVHRAHADRRGRKLVKKLRAEIDRHQFEVAIQAAIGSRVVARETISALRKNVTAKCYGGDISRKRKLLEKQKEGKKRMKQVGNVEISQEAFLSVLDDSED